One Nitrospirota bacterium DNA window includes the following coding sequences:
- the pheS gene encoding phenylalanine--tRNA ligase subunit alpha — MEDINKLREEFVRECEGITSLKQLNDLRIKYLGKKGLLTQRLKALSALPPAERPAAGKEINILKRYVEAEIKRLERDLSSIESRKKVATESIDITIPGKYIPVGSRHPINRVLDEIIDIFLFMGFTVEEGPEVELDYYNFEALNIPRDHPARDMQDTFYVETDGERQIKDEVDKRGAESDVVLRTHTSPVQIRVMENQNPPLRFIAPGKVYRCDADVSHTPMFHQVEGLMVGDNITFSHVKSVLKLFVHSLFSVDTPVRFRPSYFPFTEPSAEIDIGCILCKGAGCRVCKGTGWLEVLGAGMVHPKVFEGVGYNTEKYTGFAFGMGVERLTMLKYGIDDIRLFYENDLRFLRQF, encoded by the coding sequence ATGGAGGACATTAATAAGCTCAGGGAAGAGTTTGTCAGGGAGTGTGAAGGGATTACTTCCCTGAAGCAACTTAATGATTTAAGGATAAAATATCTTGGTAAAAAAGGGCTTTTAACCCAGAGGTTAAAGGCCCTTTCTGCGTTGCCGCCTGCTGAAAGGCCTGCTGCGGGTAAGGAGATAAATATCCTGAAGAGATATGTGGAGGCGGAGATAAAGAGGCTGGAAAGAGATTTATCTTCCATTGAGTCAAGAAAGAAGGTTGCAACCGAGTCTATTGATATAACCATTCCCGGTAAATATATCCCTGTAGGAAGCAGGCATCCCATAAACAGGGTTCTTGATGAGATTATTGATATCTTTCTTTTCATGGGGTTTACTGTGGAAGAGGGGCCTGAGGTGGAGCTGGATTATTATAATTTTGAGGCCCTCAATATTCCCAGGGACCACCCTGCCAGGGATATGCAGGATACATTTTATGTAGAGACAGATGGCGAAAGGCAGATTAAAGATGAAGTGGATAAAAGGGGAGCGGAAAGCGACGTGGTCCTGAGAACTCACACCTCGCCGGTTCAGATAAGAGTTATGGAAAACCAGAACCCCCCATTGAGGTTTATCGCCCCCGGCAAGGTATACAGATGTGATGCAGATGTATCTCATACCCCTATGTTTCATCAGGTTGAAGGGCTTATGGTTGGAGATAATATTACCTTTTCCCATGTTAAGAGTGTCCTTAAACTCTTTGTTCACAGCCTTTTCAGCGTTGATACCCCTGTGAGGTTCAGGCCGAGTTATTTTCCATTTACCGAACCCTCTGCAGAGATTGATATCGGATGTATTCTGTGCAAGGGCGCAGGATGCAGGGTCTGTAAAGGGACCGGCTGGCTTGAGGTGCTTGGAGCCGGAATGGTTCATCCGAAAGTCTTTGAAGGCGTGGGCTATAATACGGAAAAGTATACAGGTTTTGCATTCGGTATGGGTGTTGAGAGATTAACCATGCTGAAGTACGGGATTGATGACATCAGGCTTTTCTATGAAAATGATCTCAGGTTTTTAAGACAGTTCTGA
- the rplT gene encoding 50S ribosomal protein L20 produces the protein MPRAKGGYKTRRRRKKVLERAKGYYGARSRCYKVAKQAVEHALSYAYRDRRVKKREFRSLWIIRINAAARGTGLTYGQFISGLKKAGIGLDRKVLADIAYHDPSAFGALADKARQGLAA, from the coding sequence ATGCCAAGGGCAAAAGGTGGCTACAAGACAAGGAGAAGGAGAAAAAAGGTCCTTGAAAGGGCCAAGGGCTATTACGGGGCAAGAAGCAGGTGTTATAAAGTAGCAAAGCAGGCTGTGGAGCATGCCCTCAGTTATGCTTACAGGGACAGAAGGGTTAAGAAGCGTGAATTCAGGAGTCTCTGGATTATCAGGATAAATGCTGCTGCCAGGGGCACGGGCCTGACATATGGTCAGTTTATTTCCGGCCTTAAAAAGGCTGGAATAGGGCTTGACCGTAAGGTTCTGGCTGATATTGCCTATCATGATCCCAGTGCGTTTGGTGCACTTGCTGACAAGGCAAGGCAGGGATTGGCAGCGTAA
- the rpmI gene encoding 50S ribosomal protein L35: protein MPKIKTHRGAAKRFKVTGTGKVKRWKANKSHLLTGKPGKRMRNLRTGTLVDKTQEKTIKSLLPYS, encoded by the coding sequence ATGCCAAAGATAAAGACTCACAGAGGGGCAGCCAAGAGGTTTAAGGTTACAGGTACGGGGAAGGTCAAAAGATGGAAGGCCAATAAAAGCCATCTCCTGACCGGTAAACCCGGAAAAAGGATGAGGAATTTGAGGACGGGCACACTTGTGGACAAGACACAGGAGAAGACGATAAAGTCATTATTGCCCTATAGCTGA
- the infC gene encoding translation initiation factor IF-3 — protein sequence MAQEYRVNKRIRAREVRLIDADGAQLGIVPLREALKIAEERGLDLVEVASNAKPPVCRIMDYGKFKYQQSKKHTHRKTIEVKEVKVRPQIDKHDLELKIKHIVRFLEAGNKAKVTMFFRGREIVRPELGMKVFHKIIAQLDDKYNIETKPRLEGKSITMIVAPK from the coding sequence ATAGCACAGGAATACAGAGTAAACAAGAGGATCCGGGCAAGAGAGGTAAGGCTGATAGATGCTGACGGCGCACAGCTTGGCATTGTTCCCCTGCGGGAAGCCCTGAAGATTGCAGAGGAGAGGGGTCTGGATCTCGTGGAAGTAGCGTCAAATGCAAAACCCCCTGTCTGCAGGATAATGGACTACGGGAAGTTTAAGTATCAGCAGAGTAAAAAACATACCCATCGCAAGACCATAGAAGTCAAAGAGGTAAAGGTAAGGCCGCAGATAGATAAACATGACCTCGAGTTAAAGATAAAACATATCGTCCGGTTTCTTGAAGCCGGAAACAAGGCCAAGGTGACAATGTTTTTCAGGGGAAGGGAGATAGTCAGACCTGAGCTTGGCATGAAGGTTTTTCACAAGATTATAGCGCAGCTTGATGATAAGTATAATATAGAGACCAAGCCGAGGCTTGAGGGTAAAAGTATTACAATGATAGTGGCACCGAAGTAG
- the thrS gene encoding threonine--tRNA ligase, with protein MTPGSGDGIAILRHSTSHVMAHAVKELFPEAKVAIGPSTEEGFYYDFDIERPFTPEDLQRIEEKMKEIIDRDNPFVRKVLPRDEAIELFKKMGEPYKVEILREIEDNEVSIYEEGGFTDLCKGPHLPSTRYIRAFKLLSIAGAYWRGDEKNKMLQRIYGTAFEDRKKLKEYLNFLEEVKKRDHRRLGRELDLFSINEEIGPGLILWHPNGAIIRKTIEDFWREEHLKDDYKLLYTPHMAKLNLWEKSGHWDFYRENMYSPMEVEGADYEIKPMNCPFHIAIYKSALRSYRELPLRYAELGTVYRYERSGVLHGLFRVRGFTQDDAHIFCMEDQMEEEIKRVLDFTLFILKTFGFETYDIYLSTRPEKFVGTPDNWERSTNALKLALEHKGLDYEIDPGEGVFYGPKIDIKVKDSLGRPWQCSTIQVDFNIPERFDISYRGVDGRGHQPIMIHRALMGSLERFFGILIEHYAGAFPLWLSPVQIGIITVAERHISYAEDVLKGLKNAGLRCEALFENEKVGYKVRQATVRKVPYLVIIGDREAESDKLTVRKRGGENVGPYVLGDLITWIREEIESRSLTSRL; from the coding sequence GTGACCCCTGGTTCCGGGGATGGTATTGCTATACTCAGACACAGCACATCACATGTGATGGCCCATGCTGTGAAGGAGCTTTTTCCGGAGGCAAAGGTAGCTATTGGCCCTTCTACGGAGGAGGGGTTTTATTATGATTTTGATATAGAGAGACCATTTACTCCTGAAGACCTGCAGAGGATTGAGGAGAAGATGAAGGAGATCATTGACAGGGACAACCCTTTTGTCAGAAAGGTGCTTCCGAGGGATGAGGCTATTGAACTTTTTAAGAAGATGGGTGAGCCGTACAAGGTTGAAATCCTTCGGGAGATAGAGGACAACGAGGTCTCCATTTATGAAGAGGGCGGGTTTACAGACCTCTGCAAGGGGCCGCATCTCCCGTCAACAAGATATATCAGGGCCTTTAAACTCCTGAGCATTGCAGGCGCTTACTGGAGGGGTGACGAGAAGAACAAGATGCTTCAGCGGATTTACGGGACTGCCTTTGAAGACAGGAAGAAGCTGAAGGAATACCTGAACTTTCTTGAAGAGGTTAAAAAGCGTGACCACCGCAGGCTTGGCAGGGAGCTGGACCTCTTCAGTATAAATGAAGAGATAGGCCCCGGTCTTATCCTCTGGCATCCGAATGGTGCAATTATAAGGAAGACTATTGAGGATTTCTGGCGGGAAGAGCACCTGAAGGATGATTATAAACTCCTTTATACCCCGCACATGGCAAAGCTGAATCTTTGGGAGAAGAGCGGACACTGGGATTTCTACCGTGAAAACATGTATTCTCCGATGGAGGTGGAAGGGGCTGATTATGAGATAAAACCCATGAATTGTCCTTTCCATATCGCTATATACAAGAGTGCCCTCAGGAGTTACAGGGAGCTTCCTCTCAGGTATGCAGAGCTTGGCACGGTCTACAGGTATGAACGCTCCGGGGTCCTTCACGGACTTTTCAGGGTAAGGGGTTTTACCCAGGATGATGCGCATATCTTCTGTATGGAAGATCAGATGGAAGAGGAGATTAAGCGGGTGCTCGATTTCACCCTCTTTATACTGAAGACCTTTGGTTTTGAGACCTACGATATCTACCTGTCGACAAGGCCTGAAAAGTTTGTCGGTACTCCGGATAACTGGGAACGTTCCACCAATGCACTGAAGCTTGCCCTTGAACATAAGGGGCTTGATTATGAGATAGACCCCGGCGAAGGTGTTTTTTACGGGCCGAAAATCGATATAAAGGTCAAGGATTCCCTTGGCAGGCCCTGGCAGTGCAGTACCATACAGGTTGATTTTAATATACCAGAGAGGTTTGATATCTCCTACAGGGGGGTTGATGGCAGAGGGCATCAGCCGATAATGATTCACAGGGCTTTGATGGGCTCACTTGAAAGGTTTTTCGGTATTCTCATCGAGCATTATGCCGGTGCCTTTCCTCTCTGGCTTTCTCCTGTGCAGATTGGTATAATAACCGTAGCAGAAAGGCATATCAGCTATGCCGAAGACGTTCTGAAGGGTCTGAAAAATGCAGGTCTGCGGTGTGAGGCCCTTTTTGAGAATGAGAAAGTCGGGTATAAGGTGCGTCAAGCCACTGTCAGAAAGGTGCCTTATTTGGTTATAATAGGTGACCGAGAGGCCGAGTCCGACAAACTGACAGTCAGAAAACGCGGAGGCGAAAACGTCGGCCCCTATGTGCTCGGGGATCTGATTACGTGGATAAGAGAGGAGATAGAGTCAAGGAGTCTGACATCAAGATTGTAG